One stretch of Bradyrhizobium canariense DNA includes these proteins:
- a CDS encoding CHASE3 domain-containing protein produces the protein MPSQRVVLGTGLAILLVISAASIGLEVKSRSDAAWVDHTLGVLQKLSDLRLLIRSAESAARGFALSNDPNFIREYRESSNQIEPALADLIEETRDNPVQTQLLESNRQLIARRLAVSAELARLQAAGDSSGIAALTARAEGRSVMDTIGVNFDKLVAEEDKLLAIRTADSRRTRIVLLGIDLAGALLILMLAAILIQEVRRSSRKLETSLDASRAENESLEAAVAERTEHLLAAHEELRRSASVMQSTFNSMAEAVLVIDTTGAVVLSNAAAEQMLRYRTGMTIEQVRSTSVAYHADGTTPILPNELPAARALRGEHVDSKEVVARPLRGAAPLHLVISARPLRDASGAISGAAVVYHNISAARETERLLQQAQKLDAIGKLTGGVAHDFNNMLTVITGTTETLVAALARQPELQSVAKLIDDAAERCSELIQHLLAFARRQPLQPRNVDINGAVVDIAKLLRPTLGEQIEIETILEPEATVSHIDASQLANSVLNMAINARDAMPRGGKLLLETRNVVLDEAYAQTNVEVRPGPYVMLAVSDTGAGMPADVRDKAFEPFFTTKEVGKGSGLGLSMVYGFVKQSGGHIKIYSEEGHGTTIRLYLPPARGSADTAKSAATPVAGGNETILVVEDDSLVRNFVIAQLHALGYKTLAAADSRAALAHVENGEPFDLLFTDVIMPGGMTGRQLADEVTKHRPDMKVLYTSGYTDNAIVHHGRLDEGVLLLTKPYRKAQLAQMVRRALRGETS, from the coding sequence ATGCCGTCCCAGCGTGTCGTTCTCGGAACAGGCCTCGCGATACTTCTGGTCATCAGCGCCGCCTCGATCGGTCTCGAGGTCAAATCGCGATCCGATGCCGCCTGGGTCGATCACACGCTCGGCGTCCTCCAGAAGCTGTCGGACCTGCGATTGCTGATCCGGAGCGCAGAGAGCGCGGCACGCGGTTTTGCGCTCAGCAACGATCCGAACTTCATCAGGGAATACCGCGAATCCAGCAACCAGATCGAGCCGGCACTCGCCGATCTGATCGAGGAAACCAGGGATAATCCGGTCCAGACGCAATTGCTCGAAAGCAACCGTCAGCTCATCGCGCGCCGGCTTGCCGTCAGCGCTGAACTGGCCCGTCTGCAGGCAGCGGGCGACAGCAGCGGGATCGCGGCGCTGACGGCCAGGGCCGAAGGCCGTTCGGTGATGGATACGATCGGCGTGAACTTCGACAAGCTTGTCGCCGAGGAAGACAAGCTGCTCGCCATTCGCACGGCGGATTCGCGGCGAACACGCATCGTCCTGCTTGGAATTGATCTGGCGGGAGCCCTGTTGATCCTGATGCTCGCCGCGATACTGATCCAGGAGGTCAGGCGTTCGAGCCGCAAGCTGGAAACCTCGCTTGACGCTTCACGGGCCGAAAACGAGTCCCTTGAAGCGGCGGTTGCCGAGCGCACCGAGCACCTGCTCGCGGCGCATGAAGAACTGCGCCGCTCGGCGTCGGTGATGCAAAGCACCTTCAACAGCATGGCGGAGGCGGTGCTCGTCATCGACACCACGGGAGCGGTGGTGCTGTCGAACGCGGCGGCCGAGCAAATGCTTCGCTACCGGACGGGAATGACCATCGAACAGGTCAGGAGCACGAGCGTCGCCTATCACGCTGACGGTACGACGCCTATCCTGCCCAACGAACTGCCGGCGGCGCGGGCGCTGCGCGGCGAACATGTCGACAGCAAGGAAGTCGTCGCCCGCCCGCTTCGTGGCGCGGCCCCGCTTCACCTCGTCATCAGCGCCCGGCCGCTGCGCGACGCATCCGGGGCGATCAGCGGCGCGGCCGTTGTCTATCACAACATCTCGGCGGCGCGCGAAACCGAGCGCCTGCTGCAGCAAGCGCAAAAGCTGGATGCGATCGGAAAGCTCACCGGCGGCGTCGCCCACGATTTCAACAACATGCTGACGGTCATCACCGGCACCACCGAAACGCTGGTGGCGGCGCTTGCCCGTCAGCCCGAACTGCAAAGCGTCGCCAAGCTGATCGATGATGCGGCCGAACGTTGCAGCGAATTGATCCAGCATCTGCTCGCTTTCGCCCGGCGGCAGCCGCTGCAGCCGCGCAATGTCGATATCAACGGCGCCGTGGTCGATATCGCCAAGCTGCTTCGCCCTACGCTCGGCGAGCAGATCGAAATCGAGACCATCCTGGAACCCGAAGCAACGGTGTCGCATATCGACGCCTCGCAGTTGGCGAATTCCGTGCTCAACATGGCGATCAACGCCCGCGATGCGATGCCGCGCGGCGGCAAGCTGCTCTTGGAAACGCGCAATGTCGTGCTCGACGAAGCCTACGCCCAGACCAATGTCGAGGTCCGCCCAGGCCCCTATGTGATGCTGGCGGTCAGCGATACCGGCGCCGGCATGCCGGCCGATGTCCGCGACAAGGCGTTCGAGCCGTTCTTCACCACCAAGGAGGTCGGCAAGGGCTCGGGCCTCGGGCTGAGCATGGTGTACGGGTTCGTCAAGCAATCGGGCGGACACATCAAGATCTACAGCGAGGAGGGCCACGGCACCACGATCAGGCTTTATCTGCCCCCTGCCCGCGGCAGCGCCGACACCGCCAAGTCTGCGGCCACGCCGGTCGCAGGCGGCAACGAGACGATCCTGGTCGTGGAAGACGATTCACTGGTGCGGAATTTCGTGATCGCGCAGCTCCATGCCCTCGGCTACAAGACGCTTGCCGCCGCCGACAGCCGCGCCGCACTCGCGCATGTCGAGAACGGCGAGCCTTTTGACCTGCTCTTTACCGACGTCATCATGCCCGGCGGCATGACCGGCCGTCAGCTCGCCGACGAAGTGACAAAGCACCGGCCGGACATGAAAGTGCTCTACACCTCGGGCTATACCGACAACGCGATCGTGCATCACGGCCGGCTCGATGAGGGCGTGTTGCTGCTCACCAAGCCGTACCGCAAAGCCCAGCTCGCCCAGATGGTGCGCCGGGCGCTCCGAGGCGAAACAAGCTAG
- a CDS encoding lytic transglycosylase domain-containing protein: protein MSRKSNRFLPRLRRWRQSARRARRKLARAPRAARIAGAVAILLAVFALANLVYHVIRKPTELFFFVGHRLDKEPAETWRQYGALFHTYSTHSITPELLAALAQVESSGNPVDRTYWRWRWSLNPFAIYQPASSAVGLFQTTDGAYAEAARFCIRDNAVTDTGCGFTSLYFRAFPSHAIELASVYLDRHVADVLTLAGDVKPNPQQKQDLAAFIHLCGAGPATAYARRHFQMMADERCGDHLVSTYISKVNAMKRQFLRLAADGSN from the coding sequence ATGTCCAGAAAAAGCAACCGCTTCCTCCCTCGCCTCCGCCGCTGGCGGCAGAGCGCACGCCGGGCGCGACGGAAGCTCGCGAGAGCGCCGCGGGCGGCGCGGATCGCAGGCGCCGTGGCGATCCTGCTTGCGGTCTTCGCGCTGGCAAACCTCGTCTATCACGTGATCCGCAAGCCGACCGAACTGTTCTTCTTTGTCGGCCATCGGCTCGACAAGGAGCCGGCCGAGACGTGGCGGCAATATGGTGCGCTGTTCCACACCTATTCGACCCATTCGATCACACCTGAGCTATTGGCCGCGCTGGCGCAGGTCGAGAGCTCGGGCAATCCGGTAGACCGCACCTATTGGCGCTGGCGATGGAGCCTCAATCCGTTCGCGATCTACCAGCCCGCCTCCAGCGCCGTCGGCCTCTTCCAGACGACCGATGGCGCCTACGCCGAGGCCGCGCGGTTCTGTATCCGGGACAATGCGGTCACGGATACCGGTTGCGGGTTCACCAGCCTTTATTTCCGCGCGTTCCCGAGCCATGCCATCGAACTGGCATCCGTGTATCTCGACCGCCATGTGGCCGATGTTCTCACCCTCGCGGGCGATGTGAAGCCAAACCCGCAGCAGAAGCAGGATCTTGCTGCCTTTATCCATCTCTGCGGCGCGGGTCCCGCCACAGCTTACGCACGCCGCCACTTTCAGATGATGGCCGACGAGCGGTGCGGCGATCACCTCGTTTCGACCTATATCTCCAAGGTCAACGCGATGAAGCGGCAGTTCCTGCGCCTCGCGGCCGATGGCAGCAATTAG
- a CDS encoding DMT family transporter, with translation MTVQNQPGARARLAPAGLMFLAITSIGWGFNWPVTKYLLGELPPLTLRGVTGVIGACLLAVLAVARGQSLKVAPALWPRLMLAALLNVTGWMVLIGLALLWLPASETALIAYTMPVWAAMLAWPVLGERPTVLRTIALVMALAGLAAIMGGNGITASAAKLPGMIMTLVGSIGFALGTVLAKKLPLHLPPIPAAAWQIGLGCFPVAIAGLLIETTHLAAVTPFGWLLLFYSTVIQFCIAYVAWFAALARLPASIAAIGTMAVPVIGVVASALALHEPLGIVQIAALIFTLAGVALAARS, from the coding sequence ATGACAGTTCAAAACCAACCGGGCGCGCGGGCACGACTCGCGCCCGCGGGCCTGATGTTCCTCGCCATCACCTCGATCGGCTGGGGCTTCAACTGGCCGGTCACTAAATACCTGCTCGGCGAATTGCCGCCGCTGACCCTGCGCGGCGTCACCGGCGTGATCGGCGCCTGTCTGCTGGCCGTGCTCGCGGTCGCACGCGGGCAGAGCCTGAAAGTGGCGCCAGCACTTTGGCCGCGCCTGATGCTGGCGGCGCTGCTCAATGTAACGGGGTGGATGGTGCTGATCGGCTTGGCGCTGCTCTGGCTGCCCGCCAGCGAAACCGCACTGATCGCCTACACCATGCCGGTGTGGGCGGCGATGCTGGCCTGGCCGGTGCTCGGCGAGCGGCCGACCGTGTTGCGCACGATCGCGCTGGTGATGGCGTTGGCGGGACTGGCCGCCATCATGGGCGGCAACGGCATCACCGCGAGCGCGGCAAAACTGCCGGGAATGATCATGACGCTGGTGGGGTCGATCGGGTTCGCGCTCGGCACGGTGCTGGCCAAGAAGTTGCCGCTGCATTTGCCGCCGATTCCGGCCGCCGCCTGGCAGATCGGTCTTGGCTGTTTTCCGGTCGCGATCGCCGGTCTCCTGATCGAGACCACGCATCTCGCCGCGGTGACGCCGTTCGGCTGGCTGCTGCTGTTCTATTCGACGGTGATCCAGTTCTGCATTGCCTACGTCGCCTGGTTCGCAGCACTTGCGCGGTTGCCGGCCTCGATCGCGGCGATCGGCACCATGGCGGTGCCGGTCATTGGCGTGGTGGCGTCCGCACTGGCGTTGCACGAGCCGCTCGGCATCGTGCAGATTGCAGCCCTCATCTTCACGCTGGCCGGTGTCGCGCTGGCGGCACGATCGTGA
- a CDS encoding class I SAM-dependent methyltransferase yields MGFYNDIILPRLCDLAMRNKQLLPFRERVIGAAEGRVLEIGVGSGRNLPFYRAPVREVMALEPAPRLIMMARRASRATSMPISFIEASAEAIPLDQHSVDTIVTTLTLCSIPHADVALADMRRVLRPGGKLLFVEHGLAPDEAVRWWQHRLTPVWRRFSGGCHLNRPIRSLIEGAGFSIDRIETGYIPGPKPMTFMYEGNARPK; encoded by the coding sequence ATGGGTTTCTACAACGATATCATCCTGCCGAGGCTTTGCGACCTTGCGATGCGCAACAAGCAACTCCTGCCTTTTCGCGAACGTGTGATTGGCGCCGCTGAAGGCAGGGTGCTCGAAATTGGCGTCGGCTCGGGAAGGAACCTGCCGTTCTATCGCGCGCCCGTGCGCGAGGTGATGGCGCTCGAACCAGCGCCACGGCTGATAATGATGGCTCGACGTGCATCACGCGCGACCAGCATGCCCATAAGCTTCATCGAGGCTTCCGCTGAGGCTATTCCACTTGACCAACATAGCGTCGATACCATCGTCACGACCTTAACCTTGTGCTCGATCCCGCACGCAGACGTGGCCCTCGCGGACATGCGGCGCGTATTGCGACCGGGTGGCAAGCTCCTGTTTGTCGAGCACGGCTTGGCACCCGACGAGGCCGTGCGTTGGTGGCAACATCGGCTGACGCCGGTTTGGCGGCGATTCAGTGGTGGCTGTCACCTCAACCGCCCGATCCGCTCCTTGATCGAAGGCGCAGGATTTAGCATCGACCGGATCGAGACCGGCTATATACCGGGACCGAAGCCGATGACGTTCATGTACGAAGGCAACGCACGGCCGAAGTAA
- a CDS encoding MbeD/MobD family mobilization/exclusion protein → MPQTDDPKPDEPQGVKRADAELAHAYERIKSAEEELARLDRLVSGMERGGDGPPIRQGGTGAEPSGATVNEAPASEKTSENKAPHPGVWRGRPMLLAFVGFLLAICIFGAAFASRYGNEAKAIMARWAPPAPIAHPEASEPRGPTKSLIAQAADAGEQPSPPAAPSQKEMKDVPSTGAATSADLAQSLTTITHDLASINEKLDQLKSSYDQTLREHADAIQQLKTTQEQSARDNARLAGQVQALQAQLAALSAKSSAQSLKKENDAAARQRQSVAAPLRPRRPPAPWRPPPYMDEPWDDPYY, encoded by the coding sequence GTGCCTCAGACGGACGACCCGAAGCCAGACGAACCGCAAGGCGTGAAGCGCGCCGATGCCGAGCTGGCCCATGCCTATGAACGGATCAAGAGCGCCGAAGAAGAACTTGCGCGGTTAGACCGATTGGTCTCCGGAATGGAGCGCGGCGGCGACGGCCCACCGATCCGGCAGGGGGGAACCGGCGCGGAGCCAAGCGGCGCTACTGTGAACGAGGCACCAGCGTCGGAGAAGACATCGGAGAACAAGGCTCCCCATCCAGGCGTGTGGCGGGGCCGGCCCATGCTGCTAGCCTTCGTCGGCTTTTTGTTGGCGATATGCATCTTTGGTGCTGCGTTCGCTTCGCGATATGGCAATGAGGCCAAGGCGATCATGGCTCGATGGGCCCCGCCGGCCCCGATAGCACACCCGGAGGCGTCCGAGCCTCGCGGTCCGACGAAATCGCTGATTGCCCAAGCAGCAGATGCGGGTGAGCAGCCTTCCCCGCCGGCAGCTCCGAGCCAGAAAGAAATGAAAGACGTTCCGTCAACCGGCGCCGCCACATCCGCCGATCTGGCGCAATCGCTCACGACCATCACGCACGACCTTGCGAGTATCAACGAAAAGCTCGATCAACTGAAAAGCAGTTACGACCAAACGCTTCGCGAGCATGCCGACGCCATTCAACAGCTCAAGACGACGCAGGAGCAAAGTGCCCGGGACAACGCGCGCCTCGCCGGGCAGGTACAGGCGCTGCAAGCGCAGCTTGCCGCCTTATCCGCGAAATCGTCGGCGCAGAGCCTGAAGAAAGAGAACGATGCGGCTGCGCGCCAGCGGCAGTCGGTAGCCGCACCTCTGCGGCCCAGGCGGCCGCCAGCGCCCTGGAGGCCGCCTCCGTATATGGACGAACCTTGGGACGACCCGTATTACTGA
- a CDS encoding vitamin B12-dependent ribonucleotide reductase, with amino-acid sequence MRIERRNTTEGQSPYAGIDFRLTTSEIRNPDGSVVFRLENVEVPEFWSQVASDVLAQKYFRKAGVAARLKKVEEETVPSWLWRSVPDTEALAALPENERYVSELSAKQVFDRLAGCWTYWGWKGSYFSSEEDAQAFYDELRFMLAKQMVAPNSPQWFNTGLHWAYGVDGPGQGHYYVDPFTGKLTKSKSSYEHPQPHACFIQGVNDDLVNEGGIMDLWVREARLFKYGSGTGSNFSRLRGEGERLSGGGRSSGLMSFLKIGDRAAGAIKSGGTTRRAAKMVVVDADHPDIETYIDWKVKEEQKVAALVTGSKINQKHLKAVLKACVNCEGSGDDCFDPEKNPALRREIKLARRAMVSDNVIKRVIQFAKQGYKDIDFPVYDTDWDSEAYLTVSGQNSNNSVSLKDDFLRAVETDGDWNLIGRTNKKVTKTLKARELWEKIGYAAWASADPGLHFNTTMNDWHTCKASGDIRASNPCSEYMFLDDTACNLASANLITFYNTTTKSFDVDAYEHLCRLWTVVLEISVMMAQFPSKAIAELSYEFRTLGLGFANIGGLLMTMGLSYDSKEGRALCGALTAIMTGTSYATSAEMAKELGPFPGYKKNAAHMLRVIRNHRRAAHGESRGYEALAVNPVPLDYASVPQTNIVERAKAAWDKALELGELHGYRNAQTTVVAPTGTIGLVMDCDTTGIEPDFALVKFKKLAGGGYWKIINRAVPEALRALGYRESEIAEIEAYAVGHGSLSNAPGINVSTLKAKGFTDEAIAKVEKALPTAFDIKFAFNKWTFGEDFIRDTLGIGSEAMAAPGFDLLAAVGFTKREIEAANVHICGAMTVEGAPHLKAEHYPVFDCANPCGKVGKRYLSVESHIRMMAASQPFISGAISKTINMPNDATVEDCKSAYLLSWKLALKANALYRDGSKLSQPLNSQLISDDEDEDDAVEALYEKPMAARTTHVAEKIVEKLVERIVVMREREKMPDRRKGYTQKAVVGGHKVYLRTGEYDDGRLGEIFIDMHKEGAALRSFINNFAIAVSLGLQYGVPLEEYVDAFTFTRFEPAGPVQGNDSIKYATSILDYVFRELAVSYMARFDLAHVDPSESHFDAMGKGVEEGKQPEQPNNKYLSKGLTRSRTDNLVVMRGGSEPQADARASGNVTSMASHGPTARANDTNEGAVALKQETQHDLSPTEKLEALQWSKAGSAAQVAPSKAERRAEAKAKGYEGEMCSECGNFTLVRNGTCMKCDTCGSTTGCS; translated from the coding sequence ATGCGAATCGAACGGCGCAATACCACTGAAGGCCAGTCACCCTACGCAGGGATAGATTTCAGATTGACGACATCTGAGATCCGCAATCCCGACGGCTCGGTGGTATTTCGCCTGGAAAACGTCGAAGTGCCGGAATTCTGGTCGCAGGTCGCCTCCGACGTGCTGGCGCAGAAGTATTTCCGCAAAGCCGGTGTTGCCGCGCGCCTGAAGAAGGTCGAGGAAGAGACCGTCCCCTCCTGGCTGTGGCGCTCGGTGCCGGACACCGAGGCGCTCGCCGCGCTGCCGGAGAATGAGCGCTATGTCAGCGAACTCTCCGCCAAGCAGGTGTTCGACCGCCTCGCCGGCTGCTGGACCTATTGGGGCTGGAAGGGCAGCTATTTCTCCTCAGAAGAAGACGCGCAGGCGTTCTATGACGAGCTGCGCTTCATGCTGGCCAAGCAGATGGTCGCGCCGAACTCGCCGCAATGGTTCAACACCGGACTGCATTGGGCCTACGGCGTCGATGGCCCCGGCCAGGGCCATTATTACGTCGACCCCTTCACCGGCAAGCTGACCAAATCCAAATCGTCCTACGAGCATCCGCAGCCGCACGCCTGCTTCATCCAGGGCGTCAATGACGACCTCGTCAACGAGGGCGGCATCATGGATCTGTGGGTGCGTGAGGCGCGCCTGTTCAAATACGGCTCCGGCACCGGCTCCAACTTCTCGCGGCTGCGCGGCGAAGGCGAACGGCTGTCCGGCGGCGGCCGCTCGTCCGGCCTGATGAGCTTCCTCAAGATCGGCGACCGTGCGGCGGGCGCGATCAAGTCCGGCGGCACCACGCGCCGCGCGGCCAAGATGGTCGTGGTCGACGCCGACCACCCTGACATCGAGACCTATATCGACTGGAAGGTGAAGGAGGAGCAGAAGGTCGCCGCGCTCGTGACCGGCTCCAAGATCAACCAGAAGCATCTGAAAGCGGTGCTGAAAGCCTGCGTCAATTGCGAAGGCAGCGGCGACGACTGCTTCGATCCCGAGAAGAACCCGGCGCTGCGCCGCGAGATCAAGCTGGCGCGCCGCGCGATGGTGTCCGACAACGTCATCAAGCGCGTCATCCAGTTCGCCAAGCAGGGCTACAAGGACATCGACTTCCCGGTCTACGACACCGACTGGGATTCCGAAGCCTACCTCACCGTCTCCGGCCAGAACTCCAACAATTCGGTGTCGCTGAAGGACGATTTCCTGCGCGCGGTGGAAACCGATGGCGACTGGAACCTGATCGGCCGCACCAACAAGAAGGTCACCAAGACTCTCAAGGCGCGCGAGCTCTGGGAAAAGATCGGCTACGCCGCCTGGGCGTCGGCCGATCCCGGCCTGCACTTCAACACCACCATGAACGACTGGCACACCTGCAAGGCGTCAGGCGATATCCGCGCCTCCAATCCGTGCTCGGAATACATGTTCCTGGACGACACCGCCTGCAACCTGGCGTCGGCCAACCTGATCACCTTCTACAACACCACGACCAAGAGCTTCGACGTCGATGCCTATGAGCATCTGTGTCGTTTGTGGACCGTCGTGCTCGAAATCTCCGTGATGATGGCGCAGTTTCCATCCAAGGCGATCGCGGAACTGTCTTACGAATTCCGCACGCTCGGTCTCGGCTTTGCCAATATCGGCGGCCTGTTGATGACCATGGGTCTGTCTTACGACAGCAAGGAAGGCCGCGCGCTGTGCGGCGCGCTGACCGCGATCATGACCGGCACCAGCTACGCCACCTCGGCCGAGATGGCCAAGGAGCTCGGCCCCTTCCCCGGTTACAAGAAGAACGCTGCCCACATGCTGCGGGTGATCCGCAACCATCGCCGCGCGGCGCATGGTGAAAGCCGCGGCTACGAGGCGCTGGCCGTCAATCCGGTGCCGCTCGATTACGCCAGCGTGCCGCAGACCAATATCGTCGAGCGCGCCAAGGCCGCCTGGGACAAGGCGCTGGAGCTCGGCGAGCTTCATGGCTACCGCAACGCGCAGACCACCGTGGTGGCGCCGACCGGCACCATTGGCCTCGTCATGGATTGCGACACCACCGGCATCGAGCCTGATTTCGCGCTGGTGAAATTCAAGAAGCTCGCCGGCGGCGGCTATTGGAAGATCATCAACCGCGCCGTACCCGAAGCGCTGCGCGCGCTCGGCTACCGCGAAAGCGAAATCGCGGAGATCGAGGCCTATGCCGTCGGCCACGGCTCGCTCTCCAACGCGCCCGGCATCAACGTCTCTACCCTCAAGGCAAAAGGCTTCACCGATGAAGCCATTGCCAAGGTGGAAAAGGCGCTGCCGACCGCGTTCGACATCAAGTTCGCCTTCAACAAGTGGACCTTTGGCGAGGATTTCATCCGCGACACCCTCGGCATCGGCAGTGAAGCCATGGCCGCGCCCGGTTTCGACCTGCTCGCCGCGGTCGGTTTCACCAAGCGCGAGATCGAGGCCGCCAACGTGCACATCTGCGGCGCGATGACGGTGGAAGGCGCGCCGCATCTAAAGGCCGAGCATTATCCGGTGTTCGACTGCGCCAATCCCTGCGGCAAGGTCGGCAAGCGTTACCTCTCGGTGGAAAGCCACATCCGCATGATGGCGGCGTCGCAGCCCTTCATCTCGGGCGCGATCAGCAAGACCATCAACATGCCGAACGACGCCACGGTGGAGGATTGCAAATCCGCCTACCTGCTGTCCTGGAAGCTGGCGCTGAAAGCCAACGCGCTCTACCGCGACGGCTCAAAGCTGTCGCAGCCGCTCAACTCGCAACTCATCTCGGACGATGAGGACGAGGACGATGCGGTCGAGGCGCTCTACGAGAAGCCGATGGCGGCGCGAACCACGCACGTCGCGGAAAAGATCGTCGAAAAGCTGGTTGAGCGCATCGTCGTGATGCGCGAGCGCGAGAAGATGCCGGATCGCCGCAAGGGCTATACCCAGAAGGCGGTGGTCGGCGGCCACAAGGTGTACTTGCGTACCGGCGAATATGACGACGGTCGGCTCGGCGAGATCTTCATCGACATGCACAAGGAAGGCGCCGCACTTCGCTCCTTCATCAATAACTTTGCCATCGCGGTGTCGCTGGGTCTGCAATACGGCGTGCCGCTGGAGGAATATGTCGACGCTTTCACCTTCACCCGCTTCGAACCCGCGGGCCCGGTGCAGGGCAACGATTCCATCAAGTATGCGACCTCGATCCTCGACTATGTGTTCCGCGAACTCGCGGTCAGCTACATGGCGCGCTTCGACCTCGCCCATGTCGATCCCTCTGAATCCCACTTCGATGCGATGGGCAAGGGCGTCGAGGAAGGCAAGCAGCCGGAGCAACCCAACAACAAATATCTGTCGAAGGGCCTGACCCGCTCGCGCACCGACAATCTCGTCGTCATGCGCGGCGGCAGCGAGCCGCAGGCCGACGCCCGCGCCTCCGGCAACGTCACCTCGATGGCCTCGCACGGCCCGACCGCGCGCGCCAACGACACCAACGAAGGCGCGGTCGCGCTGAAGCAGGAAACCCAGCACGATCTGTCGCCGACGGAAAAGCTGGAAGCCCTGCAATGGAGCAAAGCCGGCAGCGCGGCTCAAGTCGCGCCGAGCAAGGCCGAACGCCGCGCCGAAGCCAAGGCCAAAGGCTACGAAGGCGAGATGTGCAGCGAGTGCGGCAACTTCACGCTGGTGCGGAACGGCACGTGCATGAAGTGCGATACGTGTGGCAGCACGACGGGGTGTTCGTGA
- a CDS encoding zinc ribbon domain-containing protein YjdM: MDDAMNCPKCNSEHTYQDRGLWVCPECAHEWSAEGGGAGAETSPEAGVHDAHGNLLADGDSVIVIKDLKVKGSSSVVKGGTKVRNIHLTGATDGHNIACKIDGIGAMNLKSEFVKKA, from the coding sequence ATGGACGATGCAATGAACTGCCCGAAATGTAATTCCGAGCACACCTACCAGGATCGGGGCCTGTGGGTTTGCCCGGAATGCGCCCATGAATGGAGCGCCGAGGGCGGCGGAGCAGGCGCGGAAACCTCGCCTGAGGCGGGCGTGCACGATGCGCATGGCAATTTGCTTGCGGATGGGGACAGCGTCATCGTGATCAAGGACCTCAAGGTCAAAGGGTCGTCATCGGTCGTCAAGGGAGGCACCAAGGTCAGGAACATCCATCTGACGGGCGCGACCGACGGACACAACATCGCCTGCAAGATCGATGGCATCGGCGCCATGAATCTGAAATCGGAATTCGTCAAAAAGGCCTAG
- a CDS encoding response regulator: protein MPRILVVDDDPMVCVAIEVCLQRQGFEVTVADGGEAGIRALDTSTFDVMLVDIFMPHMRGFESIRVFHECAPTIPLIAMSGYAFASFDSPSPDFLRMTLELGATVCLRKPFTPNALLAAVNECLAKPIANTRHS, encoded by the coding sequence GTGCCGCGTATTCTCGTGGTCGATGACGACCCGATGGTTTGTGTGGCCATTGAGGTCTGTCTTCAACGCCAGGGTTTCGAGGTAACCGTCGCTGACGGCGGTGAAGCTGGGATCCGCGCGCTCGATACCTCGACGTTTGACGTGATGCTTGTCGATATATTCATGCCGCACATGCGCGGCTTTGAATCGATCCGCGTGTTCCACGAGTGCGCGCCCACGATCCCGCTCATCGCCATGTCCGGTTATGCCTTCGCGAGTTTCGATAGCCCCTCGCCGGACTTTCTGCGAATGACCCTCGAACTTGGTGCAACCGTCTGCCTTCGCAAACCGTTCACACCGAACGCGCTGCTGGCGGCCGTCAACGAATGTCTGGCAAAACCGATTGCAAACACTCGTCATTCCTAA